The following are encoded together in the Flavihumibacter fluvii genome:
- a CDS encoding Pycsar system effector family protein, whose product MNETIEAAAERYVRKFFAEQMPNTYHFHNLNHTIGVVNAALTIALEYPLSEEDHSVLILAAWFHDTGYSRIYEGHEAASVEIATNFLREQKASESFIEKVSACIMATKMPQSPYGLTAEILCDADLLHLGTDDFMRENKLLRRELIDTNSKKISKKSWRKSTIKFLKDHQYFTSYAKTYADPVKVRNLKNLLVKPDKQNKAETVVAAAILPEQQDYLANALASGKKFNGKEKPYSTERGVATMFRIMSAKHVSLSQMADSKANIMISLNTIVLSILVSTLLGKLQFYPQFIIPSIIMVIVCLCAVVYSIMVTRPNVNKGVFTEEEIHEKKVNLLFFGNFFNMELQDYEWGMKEMMNNNDFLYGSMIKDIYFHGKVLAKKYHYLRISYNIFMYGLIFAIFVFGVAALLGKN is encoded by the coding sequence ATGAATGAAACAATTGAAGCAGCTGCCGAACGATATGTTCGGAAATTCTTTGCAGAGCAGATGCCCAATACCTACCATTTCCATAACCTAAATCATACGATTGGTGTAGTAAATGCTGCCCTGACCATTGCCTTAGAATATCCCTTATCAGAAGAGGATCATTCCGTTTTAATTCTGGCTGCCTGGTTTCATGATACAGGTTATAGCCGGATATATGAAGGCCACGAAGCTGCGAGCGTAGAGATAGCCACAAATTTTCTGCGTGAGCAAAAGGCTTCTGAATCATTCATTGAAAAAGTGTCAGCCTGCATTATGGCCACCAAAATGCCACAGTCACCTTACGGCTTGACAGCGGAGATCCTTTGTGATGCAGATCTGCTTCACCTGGGCACCGATGATTTTATGAGGGAGAATAAACTATTGCGAAGGGAGCTTATTGATACAAACTCAAAAAAGATCAGTAAAAAATCCTGGCGCAAGAGCACCATTAAATTCCTAAAAGACCACCAATATTTTACCAGTTATGCCAAAACGTATGCTGATCCGGTAAAAGTAAGGAATTTGAAAAACCTACTGGTTAAACCGGATAAGCAAAACAAAGCTGAAACTGTTGTAGCCGCAGCTATTTTGCCCGAACAGCAGGATTACCTGGCAAATGCACTTGCATCTGGAAAAAAATTCAACGGGAAAGAAAAACCTTATTCAACCGAGAGAGGAGTAGCTACCATGTTCCGGATTATGAGTGCAAAGCATGTAAGCCTGAGCCAAATGGCTGACAGTAAGGCCAATATTATGATTTCCCTGAACACGATCGTACTGTCGATTCTTGTATCCACATTATTGGGCAAGCTTCAGTTCTATCCACAATTTATTATTCCATCAATCATTATGGTGATTGTTTGTCTTTGTGCGGTAGTATATTCCATTATGGTCACCCGGCCGAATGTTAACAAAGGTGTTTTTACCGAAGAAGAAATACATGAGAAAAAAGTAAACCTGTTGTTTTTTGGTAATTTCTTTAATATGGAATTGCAGGATTATGAATGGGGCATGAAAGAAATGATGAATAACAATGATTTTTTATATGGTAGCATGATCAAGGATATATATTTCCATGGAAAAGTATTAGCCAAAAAATATCACTACCTCCGTATTTCCTATAATATATTCATGTACGGATTAATTTTCGCCATTTTTGTATTTGGTGTCGCTGCATTGTTGGGGAAAAACTAA
- a CDS encoding murein L,D-transpeptidase catalytic domain-containing protein encodes MKAKLCVAGIGGCLLLMSYFKPYDMFSSKPTEQSRQELTKSEGLLNYEKSNIPGLEVKTPAKIAIVNKLAVAKMKKSPKKEKAGTAKNSSDNYWLASLKKVTKTKKQPVEAIKEEKPRISKDESAEESLDELENNQSDINPYVAAKENENSSKPLVNMPKPGSHLKENSGRTVINYSTNSYVENTSNKKFPRDEDAEAATVKEETVNHMSVADKSEKVYAFRGKTTVKSSLYKYIPPYWDGFSEEIGANRADHSLLMAKARQLAKVAAQNGYNTEFAFLVDMSVKSNKNRFFVVNLRTLSIEMTSLVAQGRGKERLNLDKDYSNSPGSNCSSLGMYKIGKSYDGDFGRSYRLFGMDATNKNAYQRAIVLHAMGSIPNIETNFPIWQSEGCPSVSTLMLEKLGSLIDGSKKPVLMWMYDDTYIPMTDKSSNSQPGNSGS; translated from the coding sequence ATGAAAGCAAAGCTATGCGTAGCTGGTATTGGTGGCTGTCTGCTACTGATGTCCTACTTTAAACCCTACGACATGTTTTCTTCAAAACCTACCGAACAGTCCCGGCAGGAATTAACGAAGTCTGAAGGATTGTTGAACTATGAAAAATCCAATATCCCTGGACTGGAAGTAAAAACTCCGGCCAAAATCGCTATAGTAAACAAGCTGGCAGTGGCGAAAATGAAAAAATCGCCCAAAAAGGAGAAAGCAGGAACTGCTAAAAATTCATCCGACAATTATTGGTTGGCCTCTCTTAAAAAGGTGACAAAAACCAAAAAACAGCCGGTTGAGGCAATCAAAGAAGAGAAGCCTAGGATTTCTAAGGATGAGTCCGCCGAAGAATCATTGGATGAATTGGAAAATAACCAATCCGACATCAATCCATATGTTGCCGCAAAGGAGAATGAAAACTCTTCCAAGCCACTGGTAAACATGCCAAAACCAGGGTCACATCTAAAAGAAAACTCTGGTCGTACCGTCATCAATTATTCCACAAACAGTTATGTGGAAAATACATCCAACAAAAAGTTCCCGCGTGATGAGGACGCTGAGGCCGCTACTGTTAAAGAAGAAACCGTGAATCATATGTCGGTTGCCGACAAATCTGAGAAAGTATATGCTTTCAGGGGAAAAACGACGGTGAAATCGAGCCTTTACAAATATATTCCGCCATACTGGGATGGATTCTCGGAAGAAATTGGAGCGAACAGGGCAGATCATAGTTTGTTAATGGCGAAAGCCCGTCAGTTGGCGAAAGTTGCTGCACAGAATGGATACAATACAGAATTTGCATTCCTGGTTGATATGAGTGTGAAATCTAATAAAAACCGCTTTTTTGTTGTAAACCTCAGGACCTTATCTATTGAAATGACTTCATTGGTTGCGCAGGGCAGGGGTAAAGAGCGGTTGAACCTTGACAAAGATTATTCAAATAGCCCGGGAAGCAATTGTAGTTCACTGGGTATGTATAAAATAGGTAAGTCTTACGACGGTGATTTCGGCCGCTCCTACAGACTCTTTGGAATGGATGCAACAAATAAGAATGCATACCAGCGCGCTATTGTCCTGCATGCCATGGGAAGTATTCCTAATATAGAAACCAACTTCCCTATCTGGCAAAGTGAGGGTTGTCCATCAGTTTCTACCCTTATGCTTGAAAAGCTGGGTTCACTGATTGATGGCAGCAAAAAACCGGTATTAATGTGGATGTATGATGATACATATATTCCAATGACTGACAAAAGCAGTAATAGTCAACCTGGAAATTCAGGTAGCTAA